A single window of Cheilinus undulatus linkage group 12, ASM1832078v1, whole genome shotgun sequence DNA harbors:
- the coro6 gene encoding coronin-6, with protein MSRSIVRQSKFRHVFGQAVKAEQTYDDIRVSKVTWDSSFCAVNPKFLAVIVESSGGGAFLVLPVSKTGRVDKNYPLVNGHSGPVLDIDWCPHDDNILASCSEDCTAMVWQIPDHTLSRPLSDPVVVLEGHSKRVGIVSWHPTARNILLTAGSDNLIIIWNVGTGEPLISMDDHPDLIYSISWNRNGSLFCTTCKDRRLRVCDPRKREVVAERLAPHEGIRPMRAIFTRDGNIFTTGFTRMSQRELGLWDPTNFEEPIALLELDTSNGVLLPYYDADANMVYLCGKGDSSIRYFEITEEPPYVHYLNTFSSKEPQRGMGFMPKRGVDVSKCEIARLFKLLDKKCEPITMTVPRKSDLFQDDLYPDTAGPEPAMEPEEWLDGRDEDPILVSMREGYVPPKSRELKVAKKNVLDSRPTTRRSMSTLETNSLPPQLLERLLEEIQNLKATVLSQEKRICDLEDKLSQYTNGTD; from the exons ATGAGTCGCAGCATCGTGCGGCAGAGCAAGTTTCGCCACGTTTTTGGCCAGGCGGTCAAGGCCGAGCAGACTTACGATGACATTCGAGTGTCCAAGGTGACATGGGACAGCTCCTTCTGTGCCGTCAACCCAAAGTTCCTGGCGGTCATTGTTGAATCCAGTGGAGGAGGCGCCTTCCTGGTCCTGCCTGTTTCTAAA ACAGGTCGTGTGGATAAGAACTACCCACTCGTGAACGGACACTCTGGGCCTGTCCTGGACATCGACTGGTGCCCTCATGACGACAACATCCTGGCCAGCTGCTCGGAGGACTGCACTGCTATG GTTTGGCAGATCCCAGATCACACATTGTCCCGCCCGCTGTCTGATCCTGTCGTTGTCCTGGAGGGTCACTCCAAACGCGTTGGTATCGTCAGCTGGCACCCCACAGCACGCAACATCCTCCTCACTGCAG GCAGTGATAACTTGATCATAATCTGGAATGTGGGGACCGGTGAGCCCCTCATTTCCATGGATGACCATCCAGACCTCATCTACAGCATCAGCTGGAACCGCAACGGCAGTTTGTTCTGCACCACCTGTAAGGACCGACGTCTGCGTGTCTGCGACCCCCGCAAGAGGGAGGTGGTTGCA GAACGTCTTGCTCCACACGAGGGGATCCGGCCAATGAGAGCCATCTTTACCAGAGACGGAAACATTTTCACCACAGGGTTCACCAGGATGAGCCAGAGAGAGCTCGGACTCTGGGACCCg ACAAACTTTGAGGAGCCTATCGCACTGTTGGAGTTGGACACAAGTAACGGAGTATTGTTACCATATTATGATGCAGATGCAAACATGGTCTACCTCTGTGGAAAG GGAGACAGCAGTATCAGATACTTTGAGATAACAGAAGAGCCGCCATACGTCCACTACCTCAACACCTTCAGCAGTAAGGAGCCCCAGAGAGGGATGGGCTTCATGCCCAAGAGAGGTGTGGATGTCAGCAAATGTGAGATCGCCAG GTTATTTAAACTCCTGGACAAGAAGTGTGAGCCCATCACAATGACAGTTCCCAGAAAA TCGGACCTCTTCCAGGATGACCTTTACCCAGACACAGCAGGGCCTGAGCCGGCCATGGAGCCTGAGGAGTGGCTGGATGGTCGTGATGAAGACCCTATCCTGGTGTCTATGAGGGAGGGCTACGTGCCGCCTAAGAGTCGAGAGctcaaagtggcaaagaagAACGTGCTGGACTCCAGACCCACCACCCGACGCAGCATGTCCACTTTGGAGACCAACAGTCTGCCA CCTCAGTTGCTTGAGAGGTTGTTGGAGGAGATTCAGAATCTGAAGGCCACAGTTTTGTCCCAGGAAAAGAGAATCTGTGATTTGGAGGATAAGCTTTCCCAATACACCAACGGCACTGACTGA